Within Labilithrix sp., the genomic segment GCAGCTCGTGGGCTCGCACCCCGGCCAGCCGATCGACGTCGAGATCGAGCGCAACGGCGAGCGGCTCCACGTGCACCCCACGCCGCTCGAGACCGACGGCGACAACAAGGGCAAGATCATGGTCACGCCCTACACGTCGTGGCAGCCGGTGAGCGCGGGCCAGGCCGCGGTCCTCTCCGTCACGGAGCCGCCGAAGGTCGTCTACAACTTGGTGAAGGGCCTCGCGCGCATGATCGGCGGCAAGGAGAAGCCCGAGCTCGCGGGTCCGGTCGGCATCGGCAAGGAGATGGCGACGGCGGCGCGCAGCGGCGCGGCGGACTACCTGAAGCTCCTCGGCAGCCTCAGCGCCTACCTCGGCGGCTTCAACCTGCTCCCGATCCCCGCGCTCGACGGCGGCCGCCTCATCTTCCTCCTCTTCGAGGCCTTCTCGCGCCGCAAGGCCGACGCGAAGGTCGAGGCGAAGGTCCACGCGATCGGCCTCCTCATGTTCCTCACGTTGATCGCCTTCGTGACGTACACGGAGATCATCCCGAAGCACTAAGGCTCGCGGCGCTCGATGCCGACGAGGGTGTGGCCCTTCTTCGGGCCGCGGTCGTAGAGGTGCAGCTCGAGCGGGGTCTTCGCGACGCCGTTCGCGATGCGGAGGACGACGTAGCGGCTCGCGTCGTCGTCGGGCGCGCCGCCGTCCGGCTGCTTCGAGGGGAGGTCGACGCAGACGCGGCCGTCCTCCTCCGCGAAGGCGGGGTGCGGGAGCGGCTTGTCCGCGGCGCCTCGCACGATCGACGCCTGGTAGCGGAACGCCGCCTCCGGCCACGTCTCCTTCCGGCGCGCGAGGTCGACGCCGCAGACCTTGTCGCCGCTCACGACGACGTCCGTGATCGGCGACAGCTTCTGGAAGTAGCGCAGCTCCAGCGTGCGCTGCCGCGCGAGGAGCACGCGGACGAGGAAGGCGCTGTGCGCCGGATCGGTGAAGTCGCCCGCGCGCACCGCGGCCCGGATCTGCTCCGGCGAGAAGCGCGCGATGATGCGCGTCGCCCACGCGCCGTCGCCTTCGGTGAGGTTCGAGAACGCCGCGTTCGGGTACTCGTTGCGCCAGACGTCGGGGTCGAAGTCCTTCTCGCTGAAGAAGCCGAAGATCGGCGCCTCCGGGCTCCGCGTGTTGTAGTCCCACGGCCGGCGCGGGATCCCGAGCGTGAAGAAGTCCTCGAAGAGGTACGGGAAGTCGAGGACGTACGCGTGGCCGTGGCTCTTCGAGAAGCCCTCCACCGTCCACTCGCTGCCGAACGAGTCGCCGAGGTCGATGTACCAGTGGCGCACGTGGCCCTTGTTCTCGTCCGCGCCCGCGCTCATCCACGTCGCCATCGAGTTTTGCTCACGCGCGTCGAAGTGATTGAGCCACGCCGCGATCACGCGCGCGCCGCGGAGATCGCGCCGGTGCTCGTGCGGGATCACGTCCGACGGATCGTCCGCGCGCGTGCCGTCGTAGGTGAAGGGTCCGAGCGACTTGCCCGGCAGCCAGCGCGACGCCGCCGCGCGATAGAGGTCGCCGCGCTTCGACGTGTTGTCGAGGAGCTCCTGGAGCAGCTTCTCGTCGAAGTCCTTCGCCTTGCCGACGTTCGCCTGGATCTCGAGCCCCGGCTTCAGCGCGAGGAGCGCGCGGCGGAACCAGACGATCGCGTCGCACGGCGCCCACCAGCCCGCCGCGTAGTAGAGGCGCGCCGCGATCGCGGTCGCGGCCGTCCCGCGCTCGCCCTGCTTGTCGTCGATCGCGTCGAGCTTGAGCATGTACTTCACGCCCTCGGACTTGACGCGGAAGCCCGGGTTCGCGCCGTTGTCCTTGCCGTGATCGATGAGCCACGAGCCGTCGGGGAGATCGGCGTTCAGCGTCTTCCCCGGCTTGCAGTAGCCGTCGAAGACCTCTTGCTCCGTCATCGCGCGCACGCCGATGCGGTTCACGAACCAGCTCGAGTCGGGCACCTCGTCGAACGCGTTGACGTTGCGCGCCGGGCCCCTCGGCTTGAGGATCAGCGCCTCCGAGATCGGGCGGAAGAGCGTGTTGTCGGCGGCGTCCCACGCGAAGCTCGAGACGTACTCCTCGAGGCACGGCGCGTTCTTCGCGTCCTTGCCCTTGCAGTCGAGGGTGACGTCGTCGAGGTCCTGGTCGCGCGTGACCGGCGCGCGCAGGCCGTAGCGACGCGGATCCGAGTGCGCGCACGCGGCGAGGCCGAGCGCGGCGAGGAGCAAGAGCGCGTCCCTAGAGACCATGGTTCGACCCGATGAGGAAACGGAAGGAGCTGACGGCGAAGCCCTGGTCGAGCGGATCGGTGCCGACGCCGGCGGTGAGCTCGAAGGCGGTGTCGCGCTCCGCGTTCGAGCGGACGCCGACGCTGCCGCTGAGGCGCGACGCCTTCGGCTCGAACCCGGCGAAGTGCTCGCCCCAGACGTTGCCGGTCGCGAGCTGGATGATGCCGTCGAGGTAGACCCAGACCGGCCAGCTGTACTGCAGCGTCGCGACGACCGCGCTGCGATCGACGAGGCGGTTCCGGATGTAGCCCGGCATGAGGCCGCCCTTGCCGCCGATCGTGACCTGGTCCGTGAACGGGACCTGACCCTGGATCGGATCGACGAGCTCCGCGTCCACGGTGAGGCCGACGACGCGGTTCTTGCCGTTCAGATCGAGCGCGGCGCCGAGCGAGCCGCCGTAGCGGATCCAGCTCCGCGCCGACTCCCCCGCGTTCTTGCCGGAGAGATCGAACATCGTCTCCTCGTGGACATCCATCCGGACGCCGCTCCCCTCCGCGGGCCGCGGCTTGCGGGAGTCGAGGACGAGGCGCGAACGCTGGAAGCCGCCGTAGTAGCCGCGCCCGAACCCGGCCGGCGACGGAAGGAGCCCGTTCGCGAGCGACCGGCTCAGCTCGGGCTCCCCGCAGCAAGTGCCGACGAAGAAATCGAGGCCGCGTCCGCCCGCGACGGTGTCGAAGTAGCTCGCGCTCCCGAAGTTGCGCGTGTACTTCGGCGCGATCTCGAAGGTCTGCGATCCGTAGCGGGTGTAGTCGTCGTGGCTCGCGCGCGGGCCGGTGCCGAAATACGGGTTGTCGCGGCGACGCCAGAACTGGGTCGAGAGCCCGAGGTGCTCGCCCTTCGCGATCTCGTATTTGCTCGACGCTTTGATCGCGATCCAGTCGAGGCCCCACGTGCCGAAGTGGACGTCGAGGGCGTTCTTCTCCGCGAGGAAGTAGTCCCACGAGAGGTTGAAGCCGACGCTCGGGAGGAGACCGAAGTCGAAGAGGGCCGACGGGTAGATCGTGATCTGATCGCGCGATCCGAACGTGAAGAAGTCGCGCACCGTCTCGACCACGCGGTGCTTCTCGACCGCGACGACGAGCAAGCCGAGCGGCCGCCGGAGGACGAATTCGTTGACGAGGTACAGCGGAAAGAGGACGACGCGCGCGGGCCACGCGAGCACGTCGCCGACGTCGGTCTTCTCCTTCGGCCGCCCGTAGTCCTGCTCCGGGCGCTTCTCCTCCGCGAGCGCGGCGGTCGCGGACGTCGCGGCGACGAGCACGACGACGGCGCACGCGATGCGTCGGAGCCAAGGCTGCACGGCGTACGCACTATCGCGCATTTCGCGCGAACGACGCTGTGACGTTTTGGCCCGTACGACGCGCGGATCAGGTCGTCGGCTTCAGCTTCTGCGCCATCTGCTCGCCGAGCGTCGCCGCGCGGTTCGTCGCCGCTTCGACCGCGTCGATGAGCGTGCGCCGGAGGCCGCCGGACTCGAGGGTGTGGAGGCCCGCGATCGCGGTCCCGCCCGGGCTCGTCACCATGTCCTTGAGGCGGCCGGGGTGCTCTCCGGTCTCGAGGAGCAGCTTCGCCGAGCCGTACACCGTCTGCGCCGCGAGGAGGAGCGCGGTGTCGCGATGGAGCCCGACCTTCACCCCGCCGTCGGCGAGCGCCTCGATCATGAGCATCACGTACGCGGGGCCGCTGCCGGAGAGGCCGGTCACCGCGTCGATGAGGGACTCGTCGAGCGTGACGACGCGGCCGACGGCGGAGAACATCGCCTTCGCGATCGCGACGTCGTCCGGCGTCGCCGCGCTGCCCGCCGCGATCGCGGTCGCGCCGGCGTCCACCGTCGCGGGCGTGTTCGGCATCGTGCGGATGACGCGCGTGCCGGCGGGGAAGCGCGCCTCCATCGCTCCGATCGGGACGCCGGCCGCGACCGACACGACGAGCTGATCGGCGCGCACGTCCTTGCCGATCGCGCCGAGCACGCGATCGATCACCTGCGGCTTCACCGAGAGCACGACGACGTCGGTCTCCTTCACGAGCGCGAGGTTGTCGGTCGTGGTGCGGACGCCGTGTTTGGTCGCGAGGGCGGAGAGACGATCCGCGTCGACGTCGGAGACGACGATCCGTTGCGCGGCGAAGCCGGAGTGGATGAGGCCCTTCACCAGCGCCGACGCCATGTTGCCGCCGCCGATGAAGCCGAGACGCTTCTCTTTCAGGTCCACTCAGTCTCCTCCCATCGGGAACGCGGCGGGGGCGAGCACGTCCGCGACCCACTCGTCGATCGCGTGACGCGCCTTCACGCCGTCGGCGCCGAGGTCCGCCGCGACGCGATCGTGCCGCGCGCGGAGGAGCGCCCGCCGTCCGAGCGACGGGTCCTCGTAGAGCGACGCCGCCCACGCGATGCCGAGCACGGTCTCCTTGTCCTCGTTCCCGAGCGCGGTGTACCGCTTCGCGAGCGTGACCTTCGCGCCGTGACCGACCTGCGCCATGACCTCGTCGCGGTAGCGCTTCGGGATCATGAGCTGCCCCGTCTTCGCCGCGAGCGTCACGCCGTGTCCCGGCATGCGGTCCGAGAGCAAGAACCGGATCGCGTCGACGCACGCGGACCCGACGTTCCGCCGCACGTCGATCAGCTTCACGACCTCGTTCCGCAGCACCTCGAGCTCCATCGCCGCGAAGTTCAGCTTGTTCGACACCACGCGGATGACGTGCTCCT encodes:
- a CDS encoding site-2 protease family protein; translation: MSGLPYYLIAILGLAVLMVVHEGGHYLAARRFGMRVTKFSIGFGPTLWKLRPKGSPTTFQVAIIPFLAYVQIAGLNPYEEIDPKDPESYANASLFARITTIAAGPLANYLFASVLMFFGFWLGGRTVFDETSMRVGVRPDGPAAVAGVQAGDRIVTVEGLAVKDWDQLKQLVGSHPGQPIDVEIERNGERLHVHPTPLETDGDNKGKIMVTPYTSWQPVSAGQAAVLSVTEPPKVVYNLVKGLARMIGGKEKPELAGPVGIGKEMATAARSGAADYLKLLGSLSAYLGGFNLLPIPALDGGRLIFLLFEAFSRRKADAKVEAKVHAIGLLMFLTLIAFVTYTEIIPKH
- the proC gene encoding pyrroline-5-carboxylate reductase; translation: MKEKRLGFIGGGNMASALVKGLIHSGFAAQRIVVSDVDADRLSALATKHGVRTTTDNLALVKETDVVVLSVKPQVIDRVLGAIGKDVRADQLVVSVAAGVPIGAMEARFPAGTRVIRTMPNTPATVDAGATAIAAGSAATPDDVAIAKAMFSAVGRVVTLDESLIDAVTGLSGSGPAYVMLMIEALADGGVKVGLHRDTALLLAAQTVYGSAKLLLETGEHPGRLKDMVTSPGGTAIAGLHTLESGGLRRTLIDAVEAATNRAATLGEQMAQKLKPTT